The region TTCAAATAGGCTCGTAGGCCAAGTCATACCTCTTAGAAGGTCAGGCGGAGCCTTAAAATTTGGCCTATAAAAGGCCACAAGCCAAGGTTTGAACCGCGAGTTTCGAATGTAGGTCAGGACTAGGCCTCGCAAAGTCTAGCCCAGCCCAACCCATTTCCACCCATAACTGTACTTATTATACTTACCTTAAGAGATAAAAAAACTGAtaagttttaaatttaataaaatattctcaCAATACTTACCTATCAAAATATTAGAATAGTACTATTcatattatattaaattaataataaaaattattactataatttatatatttgtggatattattaattagttattttatttagaaatattattcaatatttttttaattattttattgctaaaatataacaaaatttgAAAGTGAATGGCTGAATCATTACAATAATCTTAAAGGataaatttgaaacaaaattcATTCGAACGATAAAGGGATTCTGATGGTGAATTTGGAATATAGTGGATTAGGCACTATTTGCATCATCAGGCAACACATGCGCGGCTTGTTTATTCTTTTCCActcatttttcttggtgatCCAAACACACAAAAATGCATTTTCCTTGCAAAGTTTGTTCCCATTAGAATATTTTCTCTAAGATACCTAGAACTAAACAAGCATTGAAGTTCTTTAAGAAGTAATTGAGGTCGGAGGTTTTATAACCTTAAGGCCAAAATTTCCAAATGTTTATGGTTTCGACCTGAATTTAGAAGGGTCAGGAGATTCATTAAAGACTTTAAAAGGAGTCAAAACCTTTACGTTAACTTAGAATTTATCAAGTTAAAGTTAAGACCATTAGAAGTATTCTAAAAGAGTTCAAAATCCTTATAATTATTTGAGGCAAAAAGACACTAAGTTATCTAGCAACAAGACAATTAGAAGGATTCATGTTAGATCCTCGCTATGAAGCAACAAGACATCAAGGAGGACATGTTAATGTGACATGCTCAAGAAGTCGGTTGACGACCTTTTGTTTGAACTTAGATAAAATGCTTAAGTTATGAATATGAAAGACAAAAATGGTGATGATATTCTaattaagattaagatttagATTCTAATTAAGTTGAATATTTATGAAGTGATAAATCTatataaatcaaaatattaCCCACTCTCCGATCTTCCTATCTCCATTTTTTGAGTAACCGACCAAAAAATGAGTTGAATTTGACCACTTTGTACTTGCGTGACCATTTTGTCACCCTTTTGTGGGGTTTCGTTTTCTACATCCTACTTTACTTTGCAACCATTCCTGGAGTATTCCGTCTCTTGTCTTGTTGTTCCTCTGATTCTGACTAACACCAtcaatatcatggaagatgctGTTGCGGCTGCCACTGCTACCGCTACTGCTAATGGTAAATTCCATTCTTCATATTCTACgcttttgcttcttcttctgtttCCTTAATCATGTTATGCATGCACTATGGAAGCAAAACATATCATATATTTGATTATGGATGAAAACTTAGTGAATTGAGTGTTTAGACTTTAGACTAATGAAGGAACTTAGAATCTGTATTATGGGAGATTAAAGCTGAAATTGCTATGTAGAATGTAGAACCAGGACAAATTACCATCCAGATTTGTGAATCCAAATGCATATATTGACTAGAACTATTTTCTAGattccatttccatggatgTTTTGCATGTAACATAGAGACAAAATCTTGATTGTTGTTTTTCCACTGAGCACATAGATCATTTGAAAGGGGTTGATTTAGTTTAACCACAGTTCTGAGTATGCAAGTGAGCTGAATTCTAGTTTTGCCACCTATTGCTATAGCTTTTTACtttcaaatttgttttcttcCTAATCTTTTTGAAGCTATCGTTATAGCAGTCCACTTctacattaattttttaatatagtgaTTTCTTTTGTGTATTTTGTTCTATGGCTGGAAGAATTTGATTGTTTGATACTCTTTTGCCTGGCTTTTGTTGTAGTGTTGGAAGCGAAAGATGGAACTATTTCCGTTGCTGCAGCATTCCCTGGTCATCAAGAAGGTATGATAGATTTGTCTCGGCTCATGTAACAACCTTTTTTTACAGACATTTTCTCCTAATTCATACAAAAAACACCACCATGCTCCAACCAGTAAAAAGGAAATCATGAGTGCAGAAAAGTCAGTGAAAATTAGTTGCTTTCCAGGTTTCCTTAGTAAATTAGTAAGATGGCATACCTTTTTTTCAAACCATAGGACCGGATTTACGTCTGCAAGAACCTGAATATATAAGTAGTTTATTGTTGCATCTTAAACTTGATCAGAGGGATTGATGCTCCTCTACGAATATTGGTTTCTGAATTCTGAAACtataatatttatttcattGAGTTACCTTAATACGCAACTCTTAACTTCAGATGTAAGAGTGGTTGCTTAATATCAGACATATTCTTCCATGTATTATCATATTTGTGTTATTTTCTATTGTTATACCAGCTATACAGGATAGAGATCACAAGTTTGTAACAAAAGCAGTTGAAGAAGCATATAAAGGGGTTGAATGTGGTGATGGAGGTCCATTTGGTGCGGTCATTGTTCGAAATGATGAAGTAGTTGTAAGCTGTCATAACATGGTTTTGAGAAATACTGATCCTACTGCCCATGCTGAGGTTACTGCTATAAGAGAGGTACAAAATAATTAAGTGAGGGGTTGATTATACTATTTTTTATGACCTATTTTGTTCCTTTTTCTTTAAGGCAGGTAATGATTATACTTAGTTGCTTAAAAGTTGAACTGTTCAAAGTTTAAACAGGCATCATTAACATCTGGATCTGTATAACCTGGCATGTTAGGgagataaaaaaattgatacttAATATCTCTTTATGAATTGAAGTATTGAACAGAGTAACCAAAACTTTGAGCATTCTTTAATCATTACCTGCCATCATTTTATATCTGCTGTCTCAGACAGATTCCGATCTCAAAATTTGGGAGGGTTGAAAACACTACTAGACAATAAATTGAGCAGGTTGTGTATGCTTTTAAGTTGCTGCAGTTTCATTTTGTTTGTTACAACATTAATATTGCTCATTTTATATGTAGGAGAGCTCTAATTGTATATCAGAACCGGAAACCACATTTATATTTGCCAAACCATATCCTCTTTCTACTAAATTCTTTAGAATACATCATTTTGGACCTCGAGTTATAATTAGACATTATCTGTACTTCTGTAGGCTTGTCAAAAGCTGAATCAAATTGAACTTGCTGACTGCGAGATCTATGCTTCTTGCGAACCTTGTCCAATGTGCTTTGGTGCAATTCATCTTTCAAGAATTAAGGTGAGCCTTGGACACCACTCATTTTCTCCTCACACCACATGTTTCTCTAATTTTATTCTCACATTCTTTTTTGTACCTACATGCTACATACCTACATGGAAACAGAGGTTGGTTTATGGGGTTGAAGCAGAAGCTGCAATAGCAATTGGCTT is a window of Lotus japonicus ecotype B-129 chromosome 5, LjGifu_v1.2 DNA encoding:
- the LOC130716702 gene encoding guanosine deaminase-like, which codes for MEDAVAAATATATANVLEAKDGTISVAAAFPGHQEAIQDRDHKFVTKAVEEAYKGVECGDGGPFGAVIVRNDEVVVSCHNMVLRNTDPTAHAEVTAIREACQKLNQIELADCEIYASCEPCPMCFGAIHLSRIKRLVYGVEAEAAIAIGFDDFIADALRGTGFYQKAHLEIKKADGSGAVIAEQVFEKTKAKFQLY